Proteins from one Verrucomicrobiia bacterium genomic window:
- a CDS encoding DUF2959 domain-containing protein, producing the protein MHIASIRRLNLLKGIWLCGLMLGLVMSGSFGCKTAYYATMEKFGVAKRDLLKKRVIAARDEQKEAGEQFKDALTRLQEMYRYDGGKLEAAYRELEGDYKKSVALADSVHKRVKDMETVANDLFREWEAEIAEITTVSLQSASRRQLIETRTRYDSMAAALKKAEQSMDPVLTQLKDHVLFLKHNLNAQAIASLKGEAASIQTEISRLINDMNASIAKADEFIKTLEQP; encoded by the coding sequence ATGCACATCGCGTCGATTCGCCGGTTGAACTTGCTCAAAGGCATCTGGCTTTGCGGGTTGATGCTTGGGCTGGTGATGTCTGGTTCGTTCGGTTGTAAGACGGCGTATTATGCCACGATGGAGAAGTTCGGGGTGGCGAAGCGGGATCTCTTGAAGAAACGGGTGATCGCGGCGCGGGATGAGCAGAAGGAGGCGGGTGAGCAGTTCAAGGATGCGTTGACGCGGTTGCAGGAGATGTATCGCTACGACGGCGGGAAACTGGAGGCGGCTTATCGCGAGTTGGAGGGTGATTATAAGAAATCGGTGGCACTGGCGGATTCAGTGCACAAACGCGTGAAGGATATGGAGACGGTGGCGAATGATCTTTTCCGCGAGTGGGAGGCTGAGATCGCAGAGATCACGACGGTGTCGCTGCAATCGGCGAGTCGCAGGCAGTTGATCGAGACGCGGACGCGGTATGACAGCATGGCAGCGGCGCTGAAGAAGGCGGAGCAATCCATGGACCCGGTGTTGACGCAGCTCAAAGATCATGTGCTGTTCCTGAAGCATAATCTGAATGCGCAAGCGATCGCTTCGCTGAAGGGCGAGGCGGCGAGCATCCAGACGGAGATATCGCGCTTGATCAATGACATGAACGCGTCCATCGCGAAGGCGGATGAGTTCATCAAAACTTTGGAACAACCTTGA
- a CDS encoding O-antigen ligase family protein: protein MSEERGPRKIEWALLAVMAAMASTAVLATGGFRIVDFAIIEYFMAAALGISILRVWFHQEPVFHLSPVFWAMAVFVLYVTIRFALADIHYVAEEEWTRMMLYVAFFILFTFHLFRPQYTHALLLTVAVVAVGSSLYAAYQYFTNSNKVWHFIRPEMFNRRGSGTFINPNNLAGYVAVLLPMMIAVVMVARVNIITRCLAAYAGFMFLVGLGATASRGGIFAAGIGMIALVVMLVRLPAFRMSALIMLAVLLLGGFAVLSRADVAQARLQKMQSTNLEQDGRFLVWQSAEEMWRDHLWLGVGPGHYDSVFPQYRPEILQQRKPLFAHNEYLNTLADYGIVGALLVLAAVVAAELAFRYGWRNLKRESTSRDGARSNRLALLMGGAAGITAALAHALFDYNFHIPAYALLLMFFTGILAVAWRTDNTRWWWRPQLSGKAVLTALSLALAVWFGMHAHKRTKEAALLAGAERTKPGSPEHLQFLEAAFKVEPRNGFTAHAIGVHYMTLAALNKPTEKDALEWFAKAGQLDPHDSYVPLHQAVTHILINETKDVKSYLDDADRLNPKDYYTLAQIGWCYFRLMNYEEAIRYFERSLRLRDYANPTATELLPLSRELLEQQRRLKQP from the coding sequence ATGTCGGAAGAACGTGGACCGCGAAAGATCGAATGGGCGCTGCTTGCCGTGATGGCTGCCATGGCCTCGACGGCTGTACTGGCCACCGGCGGTTTTCGGATCGTGGATTTCGCCATCATTGAATACTTCATGGCTGCCGCCTTGGGCATTTCCATCCTGCGGGTATGGTTTCATCAGGAGCCGGTTTTCCATCTCAGCCCGGTATTCTGGGCCATGGCGGTCTTTGTGCTCTACGTTACCATCCGGTTCGCCCTGGCTGACATCCATTATGTGGCTGAGGAGGAGTGGACGCGAATGATGCTGTATGTGGCATTTTTCATCCTCTTCACTTTTCATCTCTTCCGCCCGCAATACACACACGCGTTGCTGCTGACTGTAGCGGTGGTGGCTGTGGGGAGCAGCCTTTACGCGGCTTATCAGTATTTCACGAACTCGAACAAGGTCTGGCATTTCATCCGCCCGGAGATGTTCAACCGGCGTGGTTCCGGCACATTCATCAATCCCAACAATCTCGCCGGCTATGTGGCGGTGTTGTTGCCGATGATGATCGCAGTGGTGATGGTCGCCCGGGTGAACATCATCACCCGGTGTCTTGCGGCTTACGCTGGTTTCATGTTTCTCGTCGGACTGGGGGCTACGGCATCACGCGGCGGCATTTTTGCGGCGGGTATAGGCATGATCGCCCTGGTAGTGATGCTGGTGCGGTTGCCTGCCTTCCGGATGTCAGCCCTGATCATGTTGGCGGTGTTGTTGTTGGGCGGGTTCGCGGTTCTTAGCCGGGCGGATGTAGCCCAGGCGCGTCTGCAAAAGATGCAGAGCACCAACTTGGAGCAGGATGGCCGTTTCCTGGTCTGGCAATCCGCCGAGGAGATGTGGCGCGATCATCTGTGGCTGGGGGTTGGCCCCGGGCATTACGATTCGGTCTTTCCCCAATACCGTCCTGAAATACTTCAGCAGCGCAAGCCGCTCTTTGCGCACAATGAGTATCTCAATACGCTGGCGGATTACGGCATTGTCGGCGCATTGCTGGTGCTGGCTGCCGTTGTGGCGGCAGAGCTGGCATTCCGTTACGGCTGGCGGAATTTGAAGCGGGAATCGACCAGCCGGGATGGTGCCCGCAGCAACCGGCTGGCTTTGCTGATGGGAGGGGCAGCAGGAATCACTGCTGCACTTGCCCATGCCCTGTTCGATTATAATTTTCACATCCCGGCCTATGCATTGCTGCTGATGTTTTTCACCGGTATTTTGGCGGTCGCGTGGCGGACGGATAACACACGGTGGTGGTGGCGTCCCCAACTGTCAGGCAAGGCCGTTCTGACCGCATTGAGCCTCGCCTTGGCGGTCTGGTTCGGGATGCATGCGCACAAGCGGACGAAGGAGGCGGCTTTGCTGGCTGGCGCAGAAAGGACAAAACCCGGTTCGCCGGAACATCTCCAGTTTCTGGAGGCGGCCTTCAAGGTTGAGCCACGGAACGGTTTCACCGCCCATGCCATCGGCGTCCATTACATGACCTTGGCTGCCCTCAACAAGCCCACAGAGAAGGATGCGCTGGAATGGTTCGCAAAGGCGGGGCAGCTCGATCCGCATGATTCCTATGTGCCGCTGCATCAGGCCGTGACGCATATCCTCATCAATGAGACCAAGGATGTGAAATCGTATCTGGACGATGCTGACAGGCTGAATCCCAAGGACTACTATACTCTGGCACAGATCGGGTGGTGCTATTTCCGGCTGATGAATTACGAGGAGGCGATCCGTTACTTTGAACGTTCCTTGCGTTTGCGCGATTATGCCAATCCCACTGCCACCGAGCTGCTTCCGCTGAGCCGCGAGCTTCTGGAGCAGCAACGCCGGTTGAAGCAGCCGTAG
- a CDS encoding methyltransferase produces the protein MSRLDLTRIPETDPTFIYRQRDGLYGVDLLTAAVARLDFFTWLSKNPADLAGICNGCGFQLRPTDVMLTLFSAMGLVENRGGKFHVTPAAAEHLVSSSHFNLGPYYASLKERPIAKDYESVLRTGRTANWSGLKDEKAWAQAMETEPFASQFTAAMDCRGFYLGPAMAKALDTTGLTRLLDIGGGSGIYSCAITAHHPHLHATVLDKSPVDKLARKNVADRGYSDHVDVVAGDMFIPGDLPTGYDLHLYSNVLHDWDFPEVRQLLANSYAALKPGGMLIVHDAHINEDKTGPLPVAQYSALLMHSTEGKCYSLSEMRDLLREAGFSGMHYLPTAADRSIITARKQ, from the coding sequence ATGTCTCGACTGGACCTGACCCGTATACCGGAAACTGATCCGACCTTCATCTACCGTCAACGCGATGGTCTATATGGCGTGGACTTGCTCACGGCTGCAGTTGCCCGGCTGGATTTCTTCACCTGGCTCTCCAAGAACCCGGCTGACCTCGCAGGCATCTGTAACGGATGCGGTTTTCAACTACGCCCCACCGATGTGATGCTCACGCTCTTCAGCGCCATGGGCCTGGTGGAGAACCGGGGTGGTAAATTCCATGTGACACCTGCTGCGGCTGAGCATCTGGTCAGCAGCTCACATTTCAATCTCGGCCCTTACTACGCTTCACTGAAGGAACGGCCTATCGCCAAGGACTACGAGAGTGTGCTCCGTACCGGCCGCACCGCCAATTGGTCCGGTCTGAAGGATGAAAAAGCCTGGGCGCAGGCGATGGAGACGGAACCCTTCGCCAGCCAGTTCACCGCGGCGATGGATTGCCGCGGTTTCTATCTCGGCCCCGCCATGGCCAAGGCGCTCGATACCACCGGCCTGACCCGGCTGCTCGATATCGGCGGCGGTTCCGGCATCTACTCCTGCGCCATCACCGCCCATCATCCGCACCTCCATGCCACCGTGCTGGACAAATCACCCGTGGACAAACTGGCACGCAAGAATGTGGCGGACCGCGGCTACAGCGACCACGTGGATGTCGTGGCTGGTGACATGTTCATCCCCGGCGATCTGCCCACCGGCTACGACCTGCACCTCTATTCCAACGTGCTTCACGACTGGGATTTCCCTGAAGTGCGCCAGTTGCTGGCCAACTCCTATGCCGCACTCAAGCCCGGCGGCATGCTCATCGTGCATGACGCACATATCAACGAAGACAAGACAGGTCCCCTGCCCGTGGCGCAATACTCCGCGCTCCTGATGCACTCCACCGAGGGCAAATGCTACTCCCTCAGCGAGATGCGCGACCTGCTGAGGGAAGCAGGGTTCAGCGGGATGCACTATCTTCCGACAGCGGCAGATCGTAGCATCATCACTGCCCGCAAGCAGTGA
- a CDS encoding FG-GAP-like repeat-containing protein produces MAWKILWACLACIGHVQGQVPGPLETASKSPALEARTLAQSACSTCHLFPEPSTLDQSSWKHEILPKMRKMMGMEPFDYEIAPGGSLLKQKRPFPAAPAMSEKEWQNLVRYYLSEAPAAMEAAPTALPAAPRPPLRGEYSAWRADSPAVSLIKIDPSNRRLYVADALSGNLLFFDDRGRLGGGIQLNQPVVHMALSTNGFFLTSIGSLYPSDEAKGEVVFFGSPKAGPVEKKSLLKNLHRPVHTLVTDINRDHREDLVVCSFGNNLGNLAWFENRGDGSYAEHILIDRPGATMTQAIDLDKDGREDLVVLMAQAWEGLYWLQNQGNGVFKEIPLLQWPPTWGSSSFQMADFNGDGHPDVLTTNGDNGDFSGIAPLKPYHGVRIYLNDGQNRFALKYFLPLNGAYKAIAADFRTTGRLDIVVSSFFPDFQKAAAKSLVYLYNEGNGDWKPVTMPESQWGRWFVMDAGDLDGDGRPELATGSYPQGPGFIPKTIFESWRKESSPVVIFRHVK; encoded by the coding sequence ATGGCATGGAAAATCTTGTGGGCATGCTTGGCTTGCATCGGTCATGTTCAGGGCCAAGTTCCCGGCCCGTTGGAAACAGCCTCGAAATCTCCGGCCCTTGAAGCCCGCACACTGGCTCAATCCGCCTGCTCCACCTGCCACCTCTTCCCGGAGCCTTCCACCTTGGATCAAAGTTCATGGAAGCATGAAATACTCCCCAAGATGCGGAAGATGATGGGGATGGAACCCTTTGATTACGAAATCGCTCCTGGCGGTTCCTTGCTAAAACAGAAACGCCCTTTTCCTGCCGCCCCCGCAATGTCAGAAAAGGAATGGCAAAACTTGGTTCGCTATTATTTATCAGAAGCGCCCGCAGCCATGGAGGCTGCTCCGACTGCCCTTCCCGCCGCCCCCCGCCCGCCTCTGCGCGGGGAATATTCCGCCTGGCGGGCAGATTCCCCGGCTGTCTCCCTGATCAAGATCGACCCGTCCAACCGTCGCCTTTATGTGGCTGACGCATTATCCGGGAACTTGCTCTTCTTTGATGACCGTGGCCGCCTTGGAGGAGGCATTCAACTGAACCAACCTGTGGTGCATATGGCGCTCAGCACCAATGGTTTTTTTCTTACTTCGATTGGCAGCCTTTATCCTTCTGATGAAGCAAAAGGTGAAGTAGTGTTCTTTGGCAGTCCCAAAGCCGGTCCTGTTGAAAAAAAATCCCTCCTGAAAAATCTTCACCGCCCCGTCCACACCTTGGTCACTGACATCAACCGGGACCACCGTGAAGATCTCGTAGTATGCTCCTTCGGCAACAATCTCGGCAACCTGGCATGGTTTGAAAACCGTGGTGACGGCAGCTATGCGGAACATATCCTTATTGACCGTCCAGGGGCCACCATGACACAGGCCATAGACTTGGATAAGGATGGCCGGGAAGATCTGGTAGTCCTCATGGCCCAGGCTTGGGAAGGTCTTTACTGGTTGCAAAACCAAGGGAACGGCGTCTTCAAAGAGATTCCTTTGCTGCAATGGCCGCCAACTTGGGGAAGCTCCTCCTTTCAAATGGCCGACTTCAACGGCGACGGTCATCCGGATGTTCTCACTACCAACGGCGATAATGGTGACTTCAGTGGCATAGCCCCGCTGAAACCATATCACGGCGTCCGCATCTACCTTAACGACGGGCAAAATCGTTTCGCCTTGAAATATTTTCTGCCACTGAACGGCGCCTATAAAGCCATCGCTGCGGACTTCAGGACCACCGGCAGGCTGGATATCGTAGTCAGTTCATTCTTTCCAGACTTCCAAAAGGCTGCTGCAAAATCGCTCGTCTATCTCTACAATGAAGGCAACGGCGATTGGAAACCCGTCACCATGCCGGAAAGCCAGTGGGGCCGCTGGTTTGTGATGGATGCCGGCGATCTGGATGGTGATGGCCGCCCTGAACTGGCGACCGGATCCTACCCACAAGGCCCAGGTTTCATCCCCAAGACAATATTCGAATCATGGCGTAAGGAATCCTCGCCAGTAGTCATTTTCCGGCATGTTAAATGA
- a CDS encoding type II secretion system protein: MNNLINLQSGTHRQRGFTLIELLVVIAIIAILAGMLLPALAKAKVKAMTTSCLNNLKQYGTVQAMYRDDTSGELPYAGIRGVGGNGSWGWDDVVANYYGVTVSSNQMRGSMPAVCDIKSLRCPSDKIRNEADSITSYPLRRSYAPTAYGDPETLWPPSPASRRGLGLIWNHDAAYPVSWNTKDSVTSPMPMPFNQRAINTDFILEPESQISLTEFIRNNSYMGHGNWGNVIANANSHMSTGAPSINDFHNKFINYVFIDGHAESLEPIKTLGSTNRTLTVLSGGWTILAKD, from the coding sequence ATGAACAATCTAATCAATCTGCAAAGCGGGACACACCGGCAAAGGGGGTTCACGCTCATCGAATTGCTAGTGGTGATCGCCATCATCGCCATCTTGGCTGGCATGTTGCTGCCCGCATTGGCCAAGGCCAAGGTAAAGGCCATGACGACCAGTTGCCTCAACAACTTGAAGCAATATGGGACGGTGCAAGCGATGTATCGGGATGATACCAGCGGTGAATTGCCATATGCCGGCATTCGCGGGGTGGGTGGCAACGGTTCCTGGGGATGGGATGATGTGGTAGCCAACTATTATGGCGTCACCGTTTCTTCCAACCAGATGCGTGGTTCGATGCCGGCGGTGTGCGATATCAAGAGTTTGCGGTGTCCATCGGATAAAATCCGCAATGAGGCGGATTCGATCACATCGTATCCTTTGCGCCGCAGCTATGCTCCGACTGCCTATGGCGATCCGGAGACTTTATGGCCACCATCACCCGCCAGCCGTCGCGGCTTGGGGCTGATTTGGAACCACGATGCTGCCTATCCGGTCAGTTGGAACACCAAGGATTCGGTGACGTCTCCCATGCCCATGCCGTTTAACCAGCGGGCCATCAATACTGATTTTATTCTTGAGCCTGAGTCTCAGATCAGTCTGACGGAATTCATCCGGAATAACAGCTATATGGGGCATGGCAACTGGGGAAATGTCATTGCCAACGCCAATTCCCACATGAGCACTGGAGCGCCTTCCATCAATGATTTCCACAACAAGTTCATCAACTATGTGTTCATTGATGGGCACGCGGAAAGCCTTGAACCAATTAAAACTCTGGGATCCACCAACCGGACGCTCACAGTGTTAAGCGGTGGCTGGACGATTTTAGCCAAAGACTAA
- a CDS encoding YjhG/YagF family D-xylonate dehydratase, translating into MNLQPLLDGVLPNLYEVRTKAAGPEGSLPIDADMLLNRPSGDLFGLTQNAGMGWNPSELGRKQYLILSTQGGMRAPDGKPIALGYHTGHWEISLLVQAAANELRDQKGLPFAAYCSDPCDGRTQGTTGMFDSLPYRNDAAQVMRRLIRSLPTRSGVIGVATCDKGLPAMMMALAGAKELPCVLVPGGVTLPPTNGEDAGAVQTLGARFSHGIVSLSEAADLGCRACGSPGGGCQFLGTAATSQVVGEALGMSVPHSALAPSGEPVWTDIAVRSARAVMELEKRGLKLKDILTDAAVRNAMAVHAAFGGSTNLLLHIPAIAYAAGLKRPTVNDWIEVNRAVPRLVSVLPNGPVHHPTVRAFLAGGVPEVMLHLRTLGLLDTKVMTVAGCTLDEVLNWWEGSERRKKFRDILQQQDGINPDDVIMSPAQAKARGLTSTVTFPTGNLAPEGAVIKSTAIDPSVVDADNVYRKEGPARIFTSERAAITAIKEKRIQAGDIMVLVGIGPMGTGMEETYQVTSALKFLPFGKQVALITDARFSGVSTGACIGHVGPEGLAGGPIGKLLDGDLIRIIVDRNTLTGSLDLIGEAGLRFTPEEGAKVLAARASRSDMAPNPALPEDTKLWAALQGVSGGTWGGCVFDVERIAGLLKTSR; encoded by the coding sequence ATGAATCTCCAGCCTCTCTTGGATGGTGTGCTGCCCAACCTTTACGAAGTGCGCACCAAAGCTGCCGGCCCCGAAGGCAGCCTGCCCATCGATGCCGACATGCTCCTGAATCGCCCCAGCGGCGATCTCTTCGGCCTTACGCAGAATGCGGGCATGGGCTGGAATCCCTCGGAACTCGGTCGTAAACAATATCTCATCCTCAGCACACAGGGTGGTATGCGTGCGCCGGATGGCAAACCCATCGCGCTCGGTTATCACACGGGACATTGGGAGATCAGCCTCTTGGTGCAAGCGGCAGCGAATGAATTGCGCGATCAGAAGGGACTGCCCTTCGCTGCGTATTGCTCTGATCCCTGCGATGGCCGCACGCAAGGCACGACGGGCATGTTCGATAGTTTGCCCTATCGCAATGATGCCGCGCAAGTGATGCGCCGTCTCATCCGCTCGCTGCCCACGCGCTCGGGCGTCATCGGCGTAGCGACATGTGATAAAGGCTTGCCCGCGATGATGATGGCTCTGGCGGGCGCGAAAGAACTTCCCTGCGTGCTCGTTCCCGGCGGCGTGACCTTGCCGCCGACGAATGGTGAGGATGCGGGTGCGGTGCAGACTCTAGGGGCGCGTTTCTCACATGGCATCGTGAGCCTTTCAGAAGCGGCGGATCTCGGGTGCCGTGCTTGCGGCTCGCCCGGTGGTGGGTGCCAGTTCCTCGGTACAGCGGCGACTTCTCAAGTGGTTGGGGAAGCGCTCGGTATGTCCGTTCCTCATTCAGCACTCGCGCCCTCAGGTGAACCTGTATGGACAGACATCGCAGTGCGTTCGGCTCGTGCCGTGATGGAGCTGGAAAAACGCGGCCTGAAGTTGAAGGATATTTTGACGGATGCAGCGGTGCGCAATGCCATGGCGGTACATGCAGCGTTTGGTGGTTCCACGAATCTATTGCTGCACATCCCGGCGATCGCTTATGCCGCTGGTTTGAAGCGGCCCACGGTTAATGACTGGATCGAGGTGAATCGTGCGGTTCCCCGCTTGGTTAGCGTGTTGCCGAATGGGCCGGTGCATCATCCCACGGTGCGGGCATTTCTCGCGGGCGGTGTGCCGGAAGTGATGTTGCATCTGCGCACACTGGGCTTACTGGATACTAAGGTAATGACGGTGGCGGGTTGCACCTTGGATGAAGTGCTGAACTGGTGGGAAGGTTCGGAACGACGGAAGAAGTTCCGCGATATCTTGCAGCAACAGGACGGCATCAATCCCGATGACGTCATCATGTCCCCTGCCCAAGCGAAAGCACGCGGACTGACCAGCACGGTCACCTTCCCTACGGGCAATCTGGCTCCTGAGGGCGCGGTCATCAAGAGCACGGCCATTGATCCTTCCGTGGTGGATGCGGACAATGTTTATCGCAAGGAAGGTCCGGCACGGATTTTCACCAGCGAACGGGCGGCCATCACGGCCATCAAGGAAAAGCGCATCCAGGCCGGTGACATCATGGTGCTGGTGGGTATCGGCCCAATGGGCACCGGCATGGAAGAGACCTACCAAGTAACCTCCGCGCTGAAATTCCTGCCTTTCGGCAAACAGGTGGCACTCATCACAGATGCGCGGTTCAGCGGCGTCTCAACAGGAGCTTGTATCGGCCATGTCGGGCCGGAAGGCCTGGCGGGCGGTCCCATTGGCAAACTGCTCGATGGTGATTTGATCCGCATCATCGTGGACCGCAACACCCTTACAGGCAGTTTGGACCTGATCGGAGAAGCAGGCCTACGCTTCACACCGGAAGAAGGAGCCAAGGTTCTGGCAGCAAGGGCTTCCCGGTCAGACATGGCCCCGAACCCAGCCTTGCCGGAAGACACCAAACTCTGGGCAGCATTGCAAGGCGTGAGCGGCGGGACTTGGGGCGGATGTGTCTTTGATGTGGAGCGGATCGCCGGGCTGCTAAAAACCTCCCGCTGA
- a CDS encoding SDR family oxidoreductase — MASFTELQGQTVLITGGANGIGAAMVRAFAQQGAHVEFCDVDVKAAETLVKELNGAAQFTKVDLMKEKQITKWIQGVAKRLGSIRAVINNAASDPRIALADTTAEAWDTLHARNLRAYFLVCREAAPHLKAGSSIINFSSITVHNGPPVMSAYVSTKAGIIGFSRSLARELGPRGIRVNIISPGWIMTERQLKEYVTPAAKKLIRQSQCIPALNQPEEVADVALFLASDLSRAVTGQELLVDRGWVHE, encoded by the coding sequence ATGGCTTCATTCACGGAATTGCAGGGTCAAACCGTCCTCATCACCGGCGGCGCCAATGGCATTGGTGCCGCGATGGTCCGTGCCTTTGCCCAGCAAGGTGCGCACGTGGAGTTCTGTGATGTAGATGTGAAAGCAGCGGAAACACTGGTGAAAGAGCTGAATGGAGCGGCCCAGTTCACAAAGGTGGATCTGATGAAAGAAAAGCAGATCACCAAGTGGATTCAGGGCGTGGCAAAACGGCTTGGCAGCATCCGCGCGGTCATCAATAACGCGGCGTCTGATCCGCGCATCGCTTTGGCGGATACCACGGCGGAGGCTTGGGATACCTTGCACGCGCGGAATTTGCGAGCCTATTTCCTCGTGTGCCGGGAAGCGGCTCCGCATCTCAAGGCGGGCTCGTCTATCATCAACTTTTCCTCCATCACGGTGCACAATGGTCCGCCGGTGATGAGCGCGTATGTGTCCACAAAGGCAGGCATCATCGGCTTCAGCCGTTCGCTCGCGCGTGAGTTGGGACCACGTGGCATCCGTGTGAACATCATTTCACCGGGTTGGATCATGACGGAACGGCAGCTCAAGGAATACGTCACACCCGCGGCGAAGAAACTCATCCGACAGTCCCAATGCATCCCGGCGCTGAACCAGCCGGAGGAAGTGGCGGATGTGGCCCTCTTTCTGGCGAGTGATTTGAGCCGCGCGGTGACGGGACAGGAATTGCTGGTCGATCGTGGCTGGGTGCACGAGTGA
- a CDS encoding small basic protein has protein sequence MSQHRSLRASSTLGAKRNVLKRFERVELMRKRSQWTEGRRVTGLPKTKPEE, from the coding sequence ATGTCACAGCACAGAAGTCTCCGTGCCTCGAGCACCTTGGGCGCCAAGCGCAACGTGTTGAAGCGCTTTGAACGTGTGGAATTGATGCGCAAGCGCAGCCAGTGGACGGAAGGCCGTCGCGTCACCGGTCTGCCGAAGACCAAGCCTGAGGAATAG
- a CDS encoding pseudouridine synthase yields MNVRLQKFLADAGVASRRAGEQIILDGRVDVNGKVITELGTKVDPARDVVKVDGAQVRARKKLYIAVNKPRGYICTKMDPERRKCIGELLPAEWDNLNTVGRLDRESEGLIFMTNDGDFSLHLTHPRYGILKRYWAAVPGKLEMKQIEPFLKGVQHEGERLRAEAVRILEASNRETTVELDLREGKNREVRRMFETINLEVLRLRRVQIGKIKLGDLPEGKWRTLTEPEIKSLLTAS; encoded by the coding sequence ATGAACGTCCGTCTCCAAAAATTCCTCGCCGATGCCGGTGTGGCCTCCCGCCGCGCTGGCGAGCAGATCATTCTGGATGGCCGGGTGGATGTGAACGGCAAGGTCATCACCGAGCTGGGCACCAAGGTGGACCCGGCGCGCGACGTAGTGAAGGTGGATGGGGCTCAAGTCCGGGCGAGAAAGAAGCTCTACATCGCCGTCAATAAACCGCGTGGTTACATCTGCACCAAGATGGACCCGGAACGGCGCAAATGCATCGGTGAATTGCTTCCTGCAGAGTGGGATAATTTGAACACTGTGGGCCGCTTGGACCGTGAGAGCGAAGGCCTGATCTTCATGACGAATGACGGGGATTTCAGCCTGCATCTGACGCATCCGCGCTACGGGATTTTGAAGCGCTATTGGGCTGCGGTGCCGGGCAAGCTGGAGATGAAGCAGATCGAGCCTTTCCTGAAAGGCGTCCAGCATGAAGGCGAACGCCTGCGGGCGGAAGCCGTGCGCATCCTCGAAGCCAGCAACCGTGAGACGACCGTGGAGCTGGATTTGCGTGAAGGGAAGAACCGCGAGGTGCGTCGGATGTTCGAGACGATCAATTTGGAAGTCCTCCGTTTGCGCCGGGTGCAGATCGGCAAGATCAAGCTGGGCGATCTGCCGGAAGGCAAATGGCGGACATTGACAGAACCGGAGATAAAATCTCTACTGACTGCTTCATGA